The window ACAACCCATTGGTGCGCACGAGATACAACGTGCCGTTGCCTCCGAACGTCAGGCTCACGTTGGTGATATTGTTCATGGCCCCGATCGTGGTGACGGCTGCCGTCGACGGATTGACAGTCACCAGCTTCTTCACCGTCCCGCCAATGCCAAAGCCGAAGAATGTTCCATCGGCCCGCACCGCGAGATCGGAAATTGGCATTGTGTTCGCAATCGGCGCACCCACGGCGATCGCGGCGCCAGTCGACTTGTCGATCCGGAAGAACGCCTTGGGACTCGCCCCCGTCGGGCTCAGCTGTCCCTGCGCCGCGAACAGGATTTTCGAGCCGGGTTGGATGCCCAGCCCCGACAGACAGACCTTCCCGGTAGCGCCCACCATCCCAAGCACCGCGCCCGTGCCGGGATTGATCGCATACAGGCTCGACGGCGCCCCCGCCGCGCCCGTCACGCCCCACAGAAATTCCACATCAGCCCGCCCAGGAAGGGCCGCCAGAAAAACCGCCCCGACCGCCAACAACGCAAAAGATCTCATGATGAGATCCATATAATTTCCCAAAGCGAATGTCTCGCCTCGAAACAGGGATTTCCTCTGGAACAATCGCGGGCCCGCGCTAGCTTCTGCCGCCCTCGATGAACGCCACCCGCATCGCCCTCATCCTTGTCGCGGCGGGCCTTTTCGCGCCCCGCTCCGCACAGGCCGCCGAAGACACCCGGCTCACGATCGAGCAGCTCACCTCCATCTTCGAGAACAGCACCCCCGAGCTGCAATTCACCTACTGCCAGAACATTCACGACCGCCGCGGCCTCACCTTCGGCTTCGCCGGATTCACCAGCGGCACCTACGACGGCACCCTCTTTCTTCGCGAATACCGCCGACTCCACCCCGGCAACACCCTCGCCCGGTTCCTCCCCGCTTTCGAGAAAATCGACGCCGGTCCGCACGACGACGAGGGCCGCAACCCCATCACCGCCGGCCTCGCCGATTTCCCCGCCGCCTTTCGCGCCTGCGGTGACGATCCCCTTTTCCGCCAGGCCCAGCAGAACCTCGTCGACCGCCTCTACTGGGACCCCGCTGCCCGCCTCGCCCGCCGCACCGGAGCCCGTCTGCCCATCAGCCGGGGCGAATTCTACGACACCTGCATCAACCAGGGCGAAGACGGCCTCCGCGACCTCATCAGCGCCACGAACCACGCCATGGGCGGCCCGCCCCGCGACCCCGCCATCCCCGAGCGCGCCTGGCTCGCAAAATTTCTCGAACTCCGCCTCGCCCTGCTCCGCGCGGACGCGACCTGGAAGCACGCCGCCGACCGCGTCCGCGTCTACCAACGCCTCCTGTCCGAGGGGAACGTCCGCCTTGCGCGCCCCATCCGCCTCGAATGCTACGGCGACCGCTTCGTTTTGCGATAGCATCGCCCCATCACGCCAGGCGATCGCGCAGCAAGTCCCATCGTGGATACCACCGCTGAGGCTCTGCCGCGTTTCCGCCTGTTCTTCCCGGGCGATCCCGCTACTTCTCCGTCCGTGACCACTCCCACGGAGAAACTCCGCCCGCTCACCCGTCTGGCCTACGGCTCCGGCGAATTCGGCCCCGCCATGGCCGGCAGCGCATTGCTGTTCTTCCAGATGATCTTCCTCACCAACGTCGCAGGCCTGCGCGCGGACCTCGCTGGCAGCGTGCTGCTCATCGGCAAGCTCTGGGTCGCCATCAACGACCCCCTCATCGGCTGGCTGAGCGATCGCACGCGCACGCGCTGGGGCCGCCGCCTGCCGTGGATGGTCGTCTCCGCCCTGCCGCTCTCGGTCTTTTTCTGGATGCTCTGGCTCGTCCCCGGCTTCATCGATGCGAACAACCAGTGGGCGCTCTTCGCCTACTTCACCGTCGTCTCCGTCCTCTTCGACACGTTCTTCACCGGCTTCATCCTGCCCCACAACACGCTCACCTCCGAGTTCACGCAGGACTACGACGAACGCTCGCGCATCTCCGGCTTCCGCATGGCGTTCGCGATCGGTGGCACCGTCGGCGGCCTCCTCATCGGCATGGCCATCTTCGGCCTGCTCGCGAAGGCCTCCGCCGCCGCGCAATTCCAGGCCATCGCCCTCACGATCGCGTCGATCTCCACCGCCGTGAGTATCCTCTGCATCGCGGGAATCTGGCGCACCGCCGTGCAGATCCCCGTGCTCGAGCCGGCCACGCCCGCCGCCCCCCTTTCGCCTGCCGCCCGCATCGCCACCGGCCTGCGCATCATCTTCTCGAATCGCCCCTACGTGATCGTCGTCGCGATCTACCTCTTCTCCTGGCTCGCGATGCAGCTCACGGCCTCGTTCCTGTCCTACTACGTCGTGAACTACATGCGACTGCCCTTCGCGAAGTTCGCGCTGCTCGTGCTCGTCGTGCAATGCACCGCGCTCGTCCTGCTCCTGCCTGCGGGCTGGCTGAGCGTCCGCTGGGGCAAGAAGCCAGTCTACTTCATCGGCATGATCGTCTGGCTCTTCCCGCAGCTCGCGCTGATCTTCGTGCCGGCGGATCAATTCCATCTCGTCCTCGCGCTCGCCGCGCTCGCGGGCTTCGGCACCTGCGTCTGCTACCTCATCCCGAATGCCATGCTGCCCGACACGATCGAGTATGACGAACTCCAGACCGGCGAACGTCGCGGCGGCATCTTCTACGGCTTCTTCGTCTTCGTCCAAAAGGCTGGCCTCGCCGTCACCACCTACATCGTCGGCTGGGCGCTCCAGCTCTCCGGCTTTGTCTCATCGAAAGGCGTCGACGTCGTCCAGCCGGACAGCGCGCTCCTGACCATCCGCGTCTGCGTGGGCATCCTGCCGGCCATCGCCATCCTCGTCGGCCTCTGGTTCGCATGGCTCTACCCGATCACGAAGGCGAAGCACGCCGAGATCCTCCGCCAGCTCGCCGCGCGCGGCGCCGGGACGTCGGCCTGATCCCGCCCGTGCGCGCCCTCATGACGATCCTCGCCCTGCTCGCCGCCGGCTACATCGCCATCTGTGCGTATCTGTATTTCGCACAGGAAAGCCTCCTCTTCTTCCCTCAACGCGCCTCCCAAACCGAGCTCGACGCCTTCGCCCGCGGGAACGGCTTCGAGCCCTGGACGAATGCCGCCGGCCAGCGCATCGGATGGCGCGCCACCACCGGCGACCCCACCCGCGCGCTCCTCGTCTTTCACGGCAACGGCGGCTTCGCCCTCGGCCGCAATTACGAAGCCCTGCGCCAGCACGACGCCGACAGCCCCACGCTCTACCTGCTCGAATACCCCGGCTACGGCGCCCGCCCCGGCACGCCCTCATCGGCGAGCATGACCGCCGCCGCCCTCGACGCCTTCGACACGCTCGCGGCCGATCCCGCAAGGCGCATCGAGATCATGGGCCAGTCGCTCGGCACCGGCGTCGCCTGCGCCGTGGCGGCCGCGCGTCCCGACCGGGTCGCCGGCATTGTGCTCGTCACGCCCTACGATTCGCTGGCGAGCGGCGCCGCCGCGCATTACCCGTGGCTGCCCGTCCGCTGGCTCATGCGTCACCGATTCGACTCCGACCGAAACCTCGCCCGCTACCATGGCCCGGTGGCATTCCTCATCGCCGGCCGCGACGGCACCATTCCGCCGCGCCTCGCCGAGCGCCTCTACGCCGGCTACGGCGGCCCGAAAAAGCAATGGATCGCCCCGCAGGCCGGCCACAACGACCTCGACCAACTCCTCGCCCATTGGCCCGAGGTCGCGGCGTGGCTGATCTCAACTCGAAAATTCCCGGAATTCCGTTAATTCCGTCAAAATCCTTCCGTGCTCACCGACCTGCGCCTCGCCGACTTCCGCTGCTTTTCGCGGCTGCGGTTCGAGCCCGCACCCGGAACGAATTTCCTGATCGGCGCGAACGCCCAGGGCAAGACATCCATCCTCGAGGCCACCTGCGTCGTCGCCCGCCTCCAGTCCCCGCGCACCACCACGCTCGCCGAGGTCGTTCGCCACGGCCAGCCCGGCGCCGCGATCGACGCGCGCCTCGCCGGCACGCACCTTCACTTTCGCTACGAGCCGCCGAAGCGCACCCTCACCCTCGATTCCGTTCCGCAGTCCCGCTCCGCCGATTACCTGAAGGTCGCGCGCGTCGCGTGGTTCTCGAACGACGACATGGACATCCTCCGCGGAACGTCATCGAAACGCCGCCGCTACCTCGACTTCCTCGGCAGCCAGCTCGACCCACTCTATCTCCGCCACCTCCGCGCCTACGACCGCGCGCTGCGTTCCCGCAATGCGTTGCTCAAGGAGGCCCGCCCCCGCCGCGAGATCGAGGCTTTCGATCCCCTCCTGCTCGAGCACGGCGGCCATCTCACGAAGGCCCGGTCCGACCTCGCCGCGAACCTCGCTCCGCTTATCGAGCAGGCCGTTCACGACATCGGCGGCCGCGCGGAATCTATCCGCTCCGCCTACCTGCCTTCGCCAATTTCCGACCTCACCGCCACGCGCCCGGAGGAAACCCGGCTCCGTCAGACCACTGTCGGCCCGCACCGCGACGACCTCGCGCTCGAGCTCAATGGCATGGAAGCCGCTCGCTTCGCCTCCGAGGGCCAGCAGCGCACCCTCGCCCTTGCCCTCAAGCTCGCGCAGACCCGCCTCATCATGGCCCGCACGGGCCGCACGCCGCTCCTCCTCATCGACGACGTCTTCGGCGAGCTCGACCCCACCCGCCGCGGCAACCTCCTCACACACCTGCCCGCGGACGCCCAGCGTCTCATCACCACGACGCACCTCGACTGGCTCGATCCCGCCCTGCCCCACACCATCTTTCACCTGGAAGATCATCGCCTGATCGCCTGACGAAACCTCCTTTCCCCGCCGGCGCATCTCAGGCATCCTCCCGGCCGGAATGACCGATACCGAGGCCCACATCGCACTGAACATGGTGCCGCGCCTCGGCCCCGTGCGGTTGCGCCGACTTCTCGAAACTTTCGATACTCCGCAGCGCATCCTCGCGGCCTCCGCCTCTGAGCTGGAGCGCGTGGACGGTATCGGCCCCGACGTCGCCAGGTCCATCGCCGGCTGGGAAAAAGTCGTCGATCTCCCGGCCGAGCTTCAGCGCATCGCCGACTTCGGCGCGCACGTCCTCATTCCCACCGACGCAGCCTACCCGGAGCTCCTGCGCGAGATCCACGATCCGCCGATCGCCCTTTACGTTTGGGGCCAGATCACCGAGCGCGACCGCCACGGCATCGGCGTCGTCGGCCCGCGCAAGCCCAGCCACTACGCGACCGAGTGCGCGAAGAAGCTCTCCTACCAGCTCGCCTACGCGGGCCTCACCGTTTACAGCGGCCTCGCCCGCGGTATCGACACCGCCGCCCACCAGGGCGCCCTCGCCGCGAAAGGCCGCACGATCGCCGTCCTGGGCTCGGGCCTGAATCAGCTTTATCCCCCGCAAAATCAGGAACTCGCCGAAAAAATCGCCGCCGGCAATGGCGCCGTCCTCAGCGAATTCCCGATGGATACGAAGCCGGACCGCCAGACGTTTCCGATGCGGAACCGGATTGTCGCCGGCTGCAGCTTCGGCCTGCTCGTCGTCGAGGCCGGCCTCACCAGCGGGGCGCTCATCACCGCCGGCCAGGCCGCCGACCAGGGTCGCACGCTCTACGCCGTGCCCGGCCGCATCGACAATCCCGCCGCCCTCGGCTCGAACCGCCTCATCCAGCAGGGCGCAAAGCTCGTCCAGAGTGCGCAGGACATCCTCGACGACCTCGGCCTTCTCTTCGCCGAACAGCCCGACCTCGCGCCCCCTCCGCCCCCCGCTGACCTGACCGATACCGAAAAACTAGTATTTTCGTCCCTCACAGATGACGAGAACCCTATCGACGCAATCATCACCAGAAGCGGGTTGCCATCCGCAAAAGTGTCTTCTACGTTGCTCGCCCTTGAAATGAAGCGCCTGGTGAAACAACTGCCCGGCACCCGTTTCGTAAAAACCAACTAACTTCGAAGACCTCGGAGGACGCGGGAGGACGAATTCCGACCGCTCCGCGAGCTTCGCGTCCTCACCGGTCAAACATCTCATGGGAAAAACCCTCGTCATTGCCGAAAAGCCCAGCGTCGCCACCGATCTCGCGCGGGTGCTCGGCAAGGTGCCCAAGCAGGGTGACTGGTTCGAGAACGACGACTGGGTGATCACTTCCGCCGTCGGCCACCTCGTGGAGCTCTGCCTGCCCAACGAGATGGACAAGAAGCGCGGAAAGTGGAGCTTCGCGAATCTCCCGATCATTCCCGACGCCTTCGACCTCAAGCCGATCGAAAAGAACGAATCGCGGCTGAAAGTCATCAAGCGCCTCCTGAAGCGGGCCGACATCGACGACGTCGTGAACGCCTGCGACGCCGGCCGCGAGGGCGAACTCATTTTCCATTACATCATGCAGCTCACGGGCTCGAAGAAGCCCACGAGCCGCCTCTGGCTGCAGTCGATGACCCCCGAGGCCATCAGGACGGGCTTCGAGAAGCTTCGCGACGGCGCCGAGATGAAGCCGCTCGCCGACGCCGCCGTCTGCCGCAGCGAAAGCGACTGGCTCGTCGGCATCAATGGCACCCGCGCCATGACCGCTTTCAACAGCAAGGGCGGCGGCTTCCAGCTCACGCCCGTCGGCCGCGTGCAGACGCCCACGCTCGCCATCCTCGCCGAGCGCGAGGAAAAGATCCGCGCCTTCCAGCCCCGTCCGTATTGGGAAGTCTATGCGGACTTCGGCGTTCAGGCAGGCGATTACCGCGGTCGTTGGTTCCATGAGGGTTTCAAAAAAGGCGATGACGAACAGGCGCGCCCGGAGCGCATTTGGAACAAAACCTTCGCGGAGGAAATCGTCACCAGGTGCGCGGGCAAACCCGGAATTATCGAGGAGGAAAAGAAACCGACCTCACAAATCGCTCCGCAGCTTTACGACCTGACCACACTCCAGCGCGAGGCGAACGGCCGATTCGGCCTTAGCGCCCGCCGCACGCTCCAGCTCGCGCAGGCCCTCTACGAGAAGCACAAGGTCCTCACCTACCCGCGAACCGACTCCCGCTACCTTCCCGAGGACAACCTCAACGAGGTCAAGGCGCGCATGACCAAATTCGAGGATCCCTCGCTCTCCACACATGCCCAAAAGGCGCTCAAGGAAGGCTGGGTGCATCCGAACAAGCGCATCTTCAACGACGCGAAGGTCTCCGACCACCACGCCATCGTGCCGACCGGCGTTTCCCCGAAAAATCTCGATGATTTCGAGATGAAAATCTACGACATGGTCGCCCGCCGCTTCATCGCGGTCTTCTATCCCGCCGCGCAATTCGAGGTCACGACCCGCATCACACGCGTCGAGGGAGAGGCATTCAAGACCGACGGCAAAATCCTCACCTTCCCCGGCTGGCTCGCCGTTTACGGCAAACAGACCGAGGGCGAAGACAACGTGGTTGCGATCACGCCCGGTGAATCCGCAACTACGAAAAATCTCGAAATCAAGGACTGCGAAACGAGGCCACCTGCCCGTTACAACGAAGCGACGCTCCTCTCCGCGATGGAAGGAGCCGGCAAACTCGTCGAGGACGAGGAACTCCGCGAGGCCATGTCACAGCGTGGCCTTGGCACCCCGGCCACCCGCGCGCAAATCATCGAAGGCCTCATCCTCGACGGCTATCTCGTCCGCCAGGGCCGCGACATCATCGTCACCTCGAAGGGCCTCTCGCTCATCACGCTCCTGCGCGGCATCGGCGTGGACTCGCTCACCTCCCCGGAAATGACCGGCGGCTGGGAATATCAGCTCAAGCTCATGGAGGACGGCCTGACCGACCGCGCGACCTTCATGGCCGGCATCCGCAAGTTCACCGAGGAGATCGTCGAGAAGGCCAAGGGCTACTCTGGCGACATCGGCGGCAACTTCCTCGACCTCGAGGCGAAGGACCCGAAGACCGGCGAAGTCGTCGCGTTCAAGGAGACCTTCAAGGCCTACGAAGCCCCGAGCGGCACGATCATCTGGAAGACGATGGCCGGCCGCGAGCTCGAGCGTGAAGAGGTGAAGACGCTTCTCGAAACCGGCCAGGTCGGCCCGCTCGAAGGCTTCCGCAGCAAGATGGGCCGCCCGTTCAGCGCCCTCGTGAAGCTCGACGCGGAGTTCAAGCAGACCTTCGACTTCGGCAACACCGACGAAGCCGCCGCGCCGCCCGATTTCTCGAACGCCCCGGTCATCGGCCTCTGCCCGGTCTGCAAAAAGGGCCAGGTTCACGACATCGGCGCCGCCTACGTCTGCGACCAGACGCCCGCCTGCAAATTCCGCACCGGCAAGGTGATCCTCCAGAAGGAAATCCCCGCCGAGCAGGTGAAGAAGCTGCTCGAGACCGGCAAGACGGACCTCCTGCCGAAATTCATCAGCAAGAAAGGCCGCCCGTTCAGCGCCTACCTCAAGCTGGAAGGCGCGAAGGTCGGCTTCGAGTTCGAGCCCCGCAAGGCCGCCCCGAAAAAGCCCGCCGCCGAGAAGAAGCCCGTCGCCGAGGCCGCGTAGGCACGGTTCCCCTTGCCCCGCGGCGGTCGCCCGACTATCGAGGGCGCACACATGGATCCGTTGCTCGCCTCGATCATGGTTCGGGGATTGCCGCTGGAGGTTTGGATCACCCTGCCACTGGTGGTGATTGCCCTCTATGTCGTCTTCCGCTGGAGAAAGTTCGGGGAAGATTCGTTCACCTGGAATCACTCCTACTTCAAAAGAGCCTGCACCTTTGGAATCGGCGTCTGGCTGCTTTCCTATTTCTCGACCCTGCCGCCGGAGCCGTGGCAGCGTGCCGCCATCTGGGTCGCAGCGGCAATCATCGGCGTGCTGGCCCTCGATTACTGGGGTGGAGAAGGCATTTTCCCCGCCGCAACGATCGGCCTTTTCATGGTGCTGGTCGGGGTCACCGCCATGCCGGTCCCCAAAGTGATCGGGCATTTCATTTACGGAGATTTCGAGCCCAACCGGCGCGAGGCCGTCTTTCGACCGAACATCCCGGCCGACTGGCAGCTCGTTCGCGGCCCCTCCTCGACCTACCGCTCCCCTCGCGGCGGAGCCGGCCTTTTCGAGATCCGAGATTTGCCTCCCTTTGCGGAGCCTCCGGACGAGGCGGCCATCACCGAAAGATTCCGCGAATTGCTCGATGGCATGGAGCCTGCGCTAAAGCCGGCCACCGCTCCGCCGCTCTCCTTCACGAAAACGAAACTCGGGTTGCTTGCGTTCGCCGAATATCCCTCGAAGGAGCACGGGCTCGTCGCCGTCTGGCTGATGGCCGGCAGCAAACCCGTCTCTGCCACCTATCACGACGGCTCGAACGCAGCAGCGGAAGCCGACATCCGCGAGGGCCGCGAGATTCTTCGCACCGCAACCGTTCGCTGATCGGCCCACGCTGTGCTTCCATCGAGGCATGAGCGAAAAATTCGACCAGGGCCTGCCGTTCTTGAAACTTCATCTCGGGGAAGAGGGCGCGAAGCGGGCGATGGAAAACGCCCCGGAGCTCACGCAGTTCGTCGTCGAGCACGGGTTTGCCGATTTTTACACCAACGAGGCGCTCGACCAGAAATCCCGGAAGGTCGCCACGCTGGCCTCGCTCATCACATCGGCGAGTCTGCCGCAATTCGAGTGGCACACGCGCGGTGCGCTCGAAAGCAGCCTGCTGACGAAGGCGGAGGTGCTCGCCTTGATCCAGCAGATGACCATCTACATCGGTTTTCCGGCGGCTTACAATGCGCTCGCTGTCGCGAAAAAAGTCTTCACGGAGTTCGCCGACTAACGCGATCCGGCATTTTGCCCGACTTGGCCCCGTTCGTGCTGGTGCCTTGACAGGGAAACCGTTAGGCAGCCCCGGGGAAAAAAATTTCATGTCGATCCACGTCGCACTCAAGCACCGCACGACCTACTCTTACGACCGCCTCATCGCGATGGGGCCACAGGTGATCCGGCTGCGTCCGGCGCCGCACTGCCGCACGCCGATCCTGAGCTATTCGCTCCGAATCCTGCCGGAAAACAAGTTCCTCAACTGGCAGCAGGATCCGTTCAGTAACTACCTCGCGCGGCTGATGATCCCCGACAAGACCGAGAAGTTCGAGGTCGAGGTCGAGGTGGTCGCGCAGATGGCGGTTTACAATCCGTTCGACTTCTTCCTCGAGCCAGCCGCCGAGAAATTTCCGTTCACCTACGAGGCGGCGCTCGCGCACGATCTCGCCCCCTATTTGAAATGCGAGGCGGACGGCCCGCTTTTCGAGGCACTCTTCGAGTCCATTCCGAAGGACGAGCAACGCACGATCGATTTTCTCGTCGCCATCAACCAGAAGCTCCAGCAGGACATCAGCTATCTCGTCCGCATGGAGCCCGGCGTGCAGACGCCCGAGGAGACGCTCGAGAAGGCCTCGGGCTCGTGCCGCGACTCGGCCTGGCTGTTCTGCAATTTGCTCCGTCGTTGCGGCCTCGCGGCGCGCTTCGTCTCGGGCTACCTCATCCAGCTCAAGCCCGACGTGAAGTCGCTCGACGGCCCGTCCGGCGCGGAGGAGGACTTCACCGACCTCCACGCGTGGACCGAGGTTTACCTGCCCGGCGCGGGCTGGATCGGCTTCGACGCCACCTCGGGCCTGCTCGCGGGCGAAGGCCACATCCCGCTCGCCTGCACGCCGGAGCCCTCGACCGCGGCGCCGATCACCGGTTCCACCGAGAAGTGCGAGACGGAATTCGATTTCGAGATGTCCGTGACGCGCATTTACGAATCCCCGCGCGTGACGAAACCCTACACCGAGGAGCAGTGGGAGAAGATCCTCGCGCTCGGCGACAAGGTCGACGAGATCCTGAAGGACGGCGACGTGCGCCTCACGATGGGCGGCGAACCGACGTTCGTCTCGATTGATGACATGGAGGGCGCGGAGTGGAACGCGGAGGCGATGGGCCCGATGAAGCGCGGCCTCGCCGACAAGCTCCTGCGCAAGCTCCAGAAGCGATTCGGCCCCGGCGCATTGCTCCATCACGGCCAGGGCAAGTGGTATCCCGGCGAGCAGCTGCCTCGCTGGGCCTTTGGCTGCTTCTGGCGCAAGGACGGCGAAGCCATCTGGGAAAATCACGCGCTCATCGCCGACGAAGAGACGGATTACGGCCTTACGGACGTGGATTCGATGCGCTTCCTCGACGCGCTCACCCATCGCCTCGACGTGGACCCGCGTTTCATCATGCCGGCCTACGAGGATGCCTGGTATTACATGTGGAAGGAGCGGCGCCTGCCCGCGAACGTCGATCCGCTCAAATCGAACCTCAAGGACAAGCTCGAGCGCGACCGCATTGCCCGGGTCTTCGAGCAGGGGCTGAACAAGGTCATCGGCCACGTGCTGCCGATCCGCTACTCCGGCGGCTGGAGTTCCGGCGCGTGGTTCCTGCGCCCCGAGACGCTTTACCTCGTGCCCGGCGACTCGCCAATCGGCTTCCGCCTGCCCGTGGATTCCATCCCTTGGGTGAAGGAATCCGAATACCCATGGATCTACGAACCCGATCCCTCGGCGGAATTCGGTCCGCTCCCGCCGCGCCCCGAGCGCCGCGCGCAGGCGTATCAGGAAGCCGGCAAACTCACCGAGGAATACATCCGCTTCATCCGCTCCGGCGCGGATACCGGCTTCCGTCCGCAGGGCCGCCCCGGCTCTGGCCATGGCTCCGGCGCGCCCGGGGCGGAGGGAAGCGACGAAGGCACCGGCGACGAGAAGGAAGGATCGCTGGCCGATCTGCCAAAGCGTCGCGAGTTCCCGGGCGGCAAATTCCCGTGGTCCGCGCCGCAACCCGGCGAATCCGCGCCCTGGATCGTGCGCACGGCGATGGCCGTCGAGCCGCGCCACGGCCGCATGCACGTCTTCATGCCGCCGCTGCAGACGCTCGAGCAATACCTCGAGCTCGTCGCCGCGATCGAGGAGACCGCCGATTACCTCAAGATGCCGGTCATGCTCGAAGGCTACCCGCCTCCCGGCGACCCGCGCCTGAACGTCATCAAGGTCACCCCGGATCCCGGCGTGATCGAGGTGAACACCCACCCGGCGCACTCGTGGCGCGAGATGGTCGACATCACGGAAGGCCTTTACGAGGACGCCTACACGACGCGCCTCGGCACCGAGAAATTCATGGTCGACGGCCGCCACACCGGCACCGGCGGCGGCAACCACATCGTGCTCGGCAGCGACCGGCCGACGAACAGCCCGTTCCTGCGCCGGCCCGACGTCCTGCGAAGCCTCATCAACTACTGGCACAACCACCCGTCGCTCTCCTACATCTTCTCGGGCCTCTTCATCGGCCCGACCTGCCAGAGCCCGCGCGTGGACGAGGCCCGCAACGACGCGCTCTACGAGCTCGAGATCGCCTTCAACCAGATCCCCGACAAGGGCGACGTGCCGCCGTGGCTCGTCGACCGCGTGTTCCGCAACCTCCTCGTCGACGTCACCGGCAACACGCACCGCTCCGAGTTCTGCATCGACAAGCTCTATTCTCCCGACTCCAGCTCCGGCCGCCTCGGCCTGCTCGAGCTCCGCGCATTCGAGATGCCTCCGCATGCCCGCATGAGCCTCACGCAGCAGCTCCTGCTGCGCTCGCTCGTCGGCGAATTCTGGAACAAGCCCTACCGCAGGCCGCTCGAGCCCTGGGGCACCGAATTGCATGATCGCTTCCTGTTACCGCACTTCGTGTGGCAGGATTTCGGCGATGTCATTG of the Chthoniobacterales bacterium genome contains:
- a CDS encoding alpha/beta fold hydrolase, whose amino-acid sequence is MRALMTILALLAAGYIAICAYLYFAQESLLFFPQRASQTELDAFARGNGFEPWTNAAGQRIGWRATTGDPTRALLVFHGNGGFALGRNYEALRQHDADSPTLYLLEYPGYGARPGTPSSASMTAAALDAFDTLAADPARRIEIMGQSLGTGVACAVAAARPDRVAGIVLVTPYDSLASGAAAHYPWLPVRWLMRHRFDSDRNLARYHGPVAFLIAGRDGTIPPRLAERLYAGYGGPKKQWIAPQAGHNDLDQLLAHWPEVAAWLISTRKFPEFR
- the recF gene encoding DNA replication and repair protein RecF (All proteins in this family for which functions are known are DNA-binding proteins that assist the filamentation of RecA onto DNA for the initiation of recombination or recombinational repair.); the protein is MLTDLRLADFRCFSRLRFEPAPGTNFLIGANAQGKTSILEATCVVARLQSPRTTTLAEVVRHGQPGAAIDARLAGTHLHFRYEPPKRTLTLDSVPQSRSADYLKVARVAWFSNDDMDILRGTSSKRRRYLDFLGSQLDPLYLRHLRAYDRALRSRNALLKEARPRREIEAFDPLLLEHGGHLTKARSDLAANLAPLIEQAVHDIGGRAESIRSAYLPSPISDLTATRPEETRLRQTTVGPHRDDLALELNGMEAARFASEGQQRTLALALKLAQTRLIMARTGRTPLLLIDDVFGELDPTRRGNLLTHLPADAQRLITTTHLDWLDPALPHTIFHLEDHRLIA
- the dprA gene encoding DNA-processing protein DprA, whose protein sequence is MTDTEAHIALNMVPRLGPVRLRRLLETFDTPQRILAASASELERVDGIGPDVARSIAGWEKVVDLPAELQRIADFGAHVLIPTDAAYPELLREIHDPPIALYVWGQITERDRHGIGVVGPRKPSHYATECAKKLSYQLAYAGLTVYSGLARGIDTAAHQGALAAKGRTIAVLGSGLNQLYPPQNQELAEKIAAGNGAVLSEFPMDTKPDRQTFPMRNRIVAGCSFGLLVVEAGLTSGALITAGQAADQGRTLYAVPGRIDNPAALGSNRLIQQGAKLVQSAQDILDDLGLLFAEQPDLAPPPPPADLTDTEKLVFSSLTDDENPIDAIITRSGLPSAKVSSTLLALEMKRLVKQLPGTRFVKTN
- a CDS encoding carboxymuconolactone decarboxylase family protein — protein: MSEKFDQGLPFLKLHLGEEGAKRAMENAPELTQFVVEHGFADFYTNEALDQKSRKVATLASLITSASLPQFEWHTRGALESSLLTKAEVLALIQQMTIYIGFPAAYNALAVAKKVFTEFAD
- a CDS encoding chitosanase; translated protein: MNATRIALILVAAGLFAPRSAQAAEDTRLTIEQLTSIFENSTPELQFTYCQNIHDRRGLTFGFAGFTSGTYDGTLFLREYRRLHPGNTLARFLPAFEKIDAGPHDDEGRNPITAGLADFPAAFRACGDDPLFRQAQQNLVDRLYWDPAARLARRTGARLPISRGEFYDTCINQGEDGLRDLISATNHAMGGPPRDPAIPERAWLAKFLELRLALLRADATWKHAADRVRVYQRLLSEGNVRLARPIRLECYGDRFVLR
- a CDS encoding DNA topoisomerase III, with the translated sequence MGKTLVIAEKPSVATDLARVLGKVPKQGDWFENDDWVITSAVGHLVELCLPNEMDKKRGKWSFANLPIIPDAFDLKPIEKNESRLKVIKRLLKRADIDDVVNACDAGREGELIFHYIMQLTGSKKPTSRLWLQSMTPEAIRTGFEKLRDGAEMKPLADAAVCRSESDWLVGINGTRAMTAFNSKGGGFQLTPVGRVQTPTLAILAEREEKIRAFQPRPYWEVYADFGVQAGDYRGRWFHEGFKKGDDEQARPERIWNKTFAEEIVTRCAGKPGIIEEEKKPTSQIAPQLYDLTTLQREANGRFGLSARRTLQLAQALYEKHKVLTYPRTDSRYLPEDNLNEVKARMTKFEDPSLSTHAQKALKEGWVHPNKRIFNDAKVSDHHAIVPTGVSPKNLDDFEMKIYDMVARRFIAVFYPAAQFEVTTRITRVEGEAFKTDGKILTFPGWLAVYGKQTEGEDNVVAITPGESATTKNLEIKDCETRPPARYNEATLLSAMEGAGKLVEDEELREAMSQRGLGTPATRAQIIEGLILDGYLVRQGRDIIVTSKGLSLITLLRGIGVDSLTSPEMTGGWEYQLKLMEDGLTDRATFMAGIRKFTEEIVEKAKGYSGDIGGNFLDLEAKDPKTGEVVAFKETFKAYEAPSGTIIWKTMAGRELEREEVKTLLETGQVGPLEGFRSKMGRPFSALVKLDAEFKQTFDFGNTDEAAAPPDFSNAPVIGLCPVCKKGQVHDIGAAYVCDQTPACKFRTGKVILQKEIPAEQVKKLLETGKTDLLPKFISKKGRPFSAYLKLEGAKVGFEFEPRKAAPKKPAAEKKPVAEAA
- a CDS encoding glycoside-pentoside-hexuronide (GPH):cation symporter — encoded protein: MDTTAEALPRFRLFFPGDPATSPSVTTPTEKLRPLTRLAYGSGEFGPAMAGSALLFFQMIFLTNVAGLRADLAGSVLLIGKLWVAINDPLIGWLSDRTRTRWGRRLPWMVVSALPLSVFFWMLWLVPGFIDANNQWALFAYFTVVSVLFDTFFTGFILPHNTLTSEFTQDYDERSRISGFRMAFAIGGTVGGLLIGMAIFGLLAKASAAAQFQAIALTIASISTAVSILCIAGIWRTAVQIPVLEPATPAAPLSPAARIATGLRIIFSNRPYVIVVAIYLFSWLAMQLTASFLSYYVVNYMRLPFAKFALLVLVVQCTALVLLLPAGWLSVRWGKKPVYFIGMIVWLFPQLALIFVPADQFHLVLALAALAGFGTCVCYLIPNAMLPDTIEYDELQTGERRGGIFYGFFVFVQKAGLAVTTYIVGWALQLSGFVSSKGVDVVQPDSALLTIRVCVGILPAIAILVGLWFAWLYPITKAKHAEILRQLAARGAGTSA